A part of Paraburkholderia azotifigens genomic DNA contains:
- a CDS encoding substrate-binding periplasmic protein, translating to MLRISQILGRALVCAIAVGALATSSTAYAQDAGSWQSVKKAGVLRCGVATSPPYTMKDPKTDTYSGIFPDLCRQFGEKVLKVKVEYVDTTWDNIVAGLQSEKWDMSLSLNDTPERRKAISFSEPVVDYSVTFAYNKNNPKLPKSINSIADIDKPGTTVTVMSGTAQDKAISAVLKQATIMRLPGFDETRLALMSKRADLLADDNMTNLLLTRAHPDWAVAFKPNPLLAQQGICFGIRKDTPPADVAVLNQFIEQQKQSGAVTKLVDASVKETISTTR from the coding sequence ATGCTGCGGATTTCTCAGATTCTTGGTCGCGCGTTGGTCTGTGCGATTGCTGTAGGCGCACTTGCTACGAGCTCGACGGCATACGCGCAGGACGCTGGTAGCTGGCAGAGCGTGAAAAAGGCCGGCGTTCTCCGCTGCGGTGTCGCCACGTCGCCGCCGTACACGATGAAAGACCCGAAGACTGATACATACAGCGGCATCTTTCCAGATCTGTGCCGCCAGTTTGGCGAAAAGGTACTCAAGGTGAAGGTCGAGTATGTCGACACGACCTGGGACAATATCGTTGCCGGACTTCAGTCCGAGAAGTGGGACATGTCGCTCTCTCTGAATGACACGCCCGAGCGCAGAAAGGCCATCTCCTTCTCGGAGCCGGTTGTCGACTACAGCGTGACGTTTGCCTACAACAAGAACAACCCGAAGTTGCCGAAGTCGATCAATTCGATTGCCGACATCGACAAGCCCGGCACGACGGTCACGGTGATGTCCGGTACGGCGCAGGACAAAGCGATCTCCGCCGTCCTGAAGCAGGCGACGATCATGCGTCTGCCGGGCTTCGACGAAACGCGCCTTGCTCTGATGTCCAAACGCGCGGACTTGCTTGCGGATGACAACATGACAAACCTGCTGCTGACGCGTGCTCACCCGGACTGGGCTGTCGCTTTCAAGCCGAATCCGTTGCTGGCACAGCAAGGTATCTGCTTCGGTATTCGCAAGGATACGCCGCCCGCGGACGTCGCCGTTCTCAATCAGTTCATCGAGCAGCAGAAGCAATCCGGTGCAGTGACCAAACTGGTCGATGCGTCGGTTAAAGAGACGATATCCACCACCAGGTGA
- a CDS encoding RidA family protein, whose product MNQSLKDRLAELGIELPQSAPKPGANFLPVKKVGNLLYVSGQVPVLDGVDQYVGKLGRNVTLEEGQAAARLCAVNMLAQVDRAVEGDFSRVAGCVRLGGFVNAAEDFTDHPKVINGASDLMVAVLGDAGRHTRAAVGCISLPRGVAVELDGIFELK is encoded by the coding sequence ATGAATCAAAGTCTGAAAGATCGCCTGGCTGAGTTGGGCATCGAATTGCCTCAATCCGCGCCGAAGCCGGGAGCGAATTTTCTCCCGGTCAAGAAGGTGGGGAATCTCCTGTACGTGTCGGGCCAGGTACCGGTGCTCGACGGCGTGGATCAATACGTCGGCAAGCTCGGCCGAAACGTCACGCTCGAAGAGGGACAGGCGGCCGCGCGACTCTGCGCCGTCAACATGCTCGCGCAGGTCGATCGCGCGGTAGAAGGCGATTTCAGTCGCGTTGCGGGCTGTGTCCGGCTTGGCGGCTTCGTCAACGCAGCCGAAGACTTTACCGACCATCCGAAGGTCATCAACGGCGCGTCCGATCTCATGGTCGCCGTGCTGGGCGATGCAGGCAGGCATACCCGAGCCGCAGTCGGTTGTATTTCGTTGCCGCGAGGCGTGGCGGTCGAGCTCGATGGAATTTTTGAACTCAAGTAG